The Anaerolineae bacterium genome includes a region encoding these proteins:
- a CDS encoding SCP2 sterol-binding domain-containing protein: MSEITVKELMERMPKAFLAEKAKGVEAVVQYHLTGEEGGDWVITIKDGQCTVEEGVAENPRLTLTADAQDYKDIILGKLDGMKAFMQGKLQLKGDLNLAMKLTSFFKLR; encoded by the coding sequence ATGAGTGAGATCACCGTCAAGGAACTGATGGAGCGCATGCCCAAGGCCTTTTTGGCTGAAAAGGCCAAAGGCGTGGAGGCCGTGGTCCAGTACCACCTCACCGGCGAGGAGGGCGGCGACTGGGTGATCACCATCAAGGACGGCCAGTGCACCGTGGAAGAGGGCGTGGCGGAGAATCCCCGCCTGACCCTCACCGCCGACGCCCAGGACTACAAGGACATCATCCTGGGCAAGTTGGACGGTATGAAGGCCTTCATGCAGGGCAAGTTACAACTGAAGGGCGACTTGAACCTGGCCATGAAGTTGACTTCGTTCTTCAAATTGCGCTGA
- a CDS encoding HAMP domain-containing histidine kinase translates to MQTLRGRLFLTYVALVVLTLGAVTVGFLLYLWNNPALERETALRLQLAVGAVTRRSAVLRIPQGREQALRRLADALEVRLLLFDPQGRLAVDTEPEVPLTLSLHRERGLARDAQGRVWLFAARRLKTGWRVVAALPRPSRLQPLLNLLRDDLLPPLVQTGVTALALALLLAVLLSRWVARPLGRMAQAARALAAGEHRPIPVEGPAEVQTLARAFNEMSRQVEASQRSQREFVANVSHELKTPLTSVQGFAQAILDGTASDPDAVRQAAQVIYDEAARMHRLVLDLLDLARLDAGTADLLREPVDLAALARNVVQRMQPQAQAAQVALTVNGVDALVVYGDGDRLAQVLTNLLDNALKHTPPGGEVTVRVQEEAGWALCVVRDTGQGIPPEALPRIFERFYQLDQARRGGAGLGLSIAYEIVRAHGGTIAVQSEPGKGSVFVVKLPRVSSEDPTLIALQREKGTRL, encoded by the coding sequence ATGCAAACCCTGCGCGGGCGTCTGTTTTTGACCTATGTGGCCCTGGTGGTGCTCACCCTGGGCGCGGTGACGGTGGGCTTTTTGTTGTATTTGTGGAACAACCCGGCCCTGGAACGGGAGACGGCCTTGCGCCTGCAACTGGCCGTGGGCGCGGTGACGCGCCGAAGCGCGGTGCTGCGCATCCCCCAGGGGCGCGAACAGGCGTTGCGGCGGCTGGCCGACGCGCTGGAGGTGCGGTTGTTGTTGTTCGATCCCCAGGGCCGTCTGGCTGTGGATACCGAGCCTGAGGTTCCCCTGACGCTATCCCTCCACCGGGAGCGCGGGCTGGCCCGCGATGCTCAGGGCCGGGTGTGGCTCTTCGCCGCGCGCCGACTGAAGACGGGCTGGCGGGTGGTGGCCGCGCTGCCGCGGCCTTCGCGTCTGCAGCCGCTGCTCAACCTGCTGCGAGACGATTTGCTGCCCCCCCTGGTGCAAACCGGGGTGACGGCGCTGGCCCTGGCGTTGCTGCTGGCCGTGCTGCTCAGCCGCTGGGTGGCCCGACCGTTGGGCCGTATGGCCCAGGCAGCCCGTGCCCTCGCCGCCGGGGAGCATCGCCCCATCCCGGTGGAGGGCCCCGCCGAGGTGCAGACCCTGGCCCGCGCCTTCAACGAGATGAGCCGCCAGGTGGAAGCCAGCCAGCGCTCACAGAGGGAGTTCGTGGCCAACGTCTCTCATGAACTCAAGACCCCGCTGACTTCCGTCCAGGGGTTTGCCCAGGCCATTCTGGACGGCACGGCCTCCGATCCTGATGCGGTGCGCCAGGCGGCTCAGGTGATTTACGACGAGGCAGCGCGGATGCATCGCCTGGTGCTGGATTTGCTCGACCTGGCCAGGCTGGACGCCGGCACAGCGGACCTGCTTCGCGAACCGGTGGACCTGGCCGCCCTGGCCCGCAATGTGGTGCAGCGGATGCAACCCCAGGCCCAGGCGGCGCAGGTCGCCTTGACGGTAAACGGCGTGGATGCGCTTGTGGTGTACGGCGACGGCGACCGCCTGGCGCAGGTGTTGACCAACTTGCTGGACAACGCGCTCAAACACACGCCTCCCGGCGGTGAAGTGACGGTGCGGGTGCAGGAGGAGGCGGGGTGGGCGTTGTGCGTGGTGCGTGATACAGGGCAGGGAATTCCGCCCGAGGCGTTGCCGCGCATTTTCGAACGGTTTTACCAACTGGATCAAGCGCGGCGAGGTGGAGCCGGACTGGGCCTGAGCATCGCCTATGAAATCGTGCGCGCTCATGGCGGCACCATCGCCGTGCAGAGCGAACCTGGGAAAGGCAGCGTTTTTGTGGTAAAACTACCCCGCGTTTCCTCCGAAGACCCCACCCTGATCGCCCTGCAGAGGGAGAAGGGAACCCGCCTTTGA
- a CDS encoding RidA family protein produces the protein MEKHIIATDKAPQAIGPYSQAVRSGQLVYTAGQIGLEPTTGALVPGGVEAETRQALTNLQHVLEAAGASLATVVKTTVFLRDINDFAKMNAVYAEFFTEGFPARSAVQVAALPKGAAVEIEAVAYIPE, from the coding sequence ATGGAAAAGCACATCATCGCCACCGACAAGGCGCCGCAGGCCATCGGGCCGTATTCCCAGGCTGTGCGCAGCGGGCAGTTGGTTTACACGGCGGGGCAGATTGGTCTGGAGCCGACCACCGGTGCGTTGGTGCCCGGCGGTGTGGAGGCGGAGACCCGTCAGGCGTTGACCAATCTCCAGCATGTTTTGGAAGCGGCGGGCGCTTCGTTGGCTACCGTGGTGAAGACCACGGTCTTTTTGCGCGACATCAACGACTTTGCCAAGATGAACGCAGTGTACGCCGAGTTCTTCACCGAGGGCTTTCCGGCACGGTCGGCGGTGCAGGTTGCGGCGCTGCCCAAAGGGGCAGCGGTGGAGATCGAGGCGGTGGCCTACATCCCCGAGTAG
- a CDS encoding response regulator transcription factor translates to MSALVLLVDDEPAIVQLARMYLDREGYRVHAVHDGEAALEAVRRLNPDVMVLDIMLPKVDGYEVCRRLRAEDHPIPIIMLTARDDDIDKILGLELGADDYLTKPFNPRELVARVRALLRRSERWGRTGDEERPQPLRLGNTVIDPGAREVRVAGEVVPLRTQEFELLWVLAQHRNMVLSREQLLRLAWGYDFAGQTRTVDVHVAQLRKKLRGSDLRIETVTGVGYKLVA, encoded by the coding sequence ATGAGCGCCCTGGTGTTGCTGGTGGACGACGAGCCCGCCATTGTGCAACTGGCCCGCATGTATCTGGATCGGGAGGGGTATCGCGTGCATGCGGTGCACGACGGTGAGGCGGCGTTGGAAGCGGTCCGGCGACTTAATCCGGATGTGATGGTGCTGGACATCATGCTACCCAAAGTGGACGGCTACGAGGTGTGCCGCCGCCTGCGGGCCGAAGACCACCCTATCCCCATCATTATGCTCACCGCCCGCGACGATGACATCGACAAGATTCTGGGCCTGGAGTTGGGCGCCGACGATTATCTGACCAAGCCCTTCAACCCGCGGGAATTGGTGGCGCGGGTCAGGGCCTTGTTGCGGCGGAGCGAGCGCTGGGGACGGACGGGCGACGAAGAGCGGCCCCAACCGCTGCGTTTAGGCAACACGGTCATCGACCCCGGCGCCCGTGAAGTGCGGGTGGCCGGTGAGGTGGTGCCCTTGCGTACCCAGGAATTCGAGTTGCTCTGGGTGTTGGCGCAACATCGAAACATGGTGCTCAGCCGTGAGCAATTGCTGCGGTTGGCCTGGGGCTACGACTTCGCCGGGCAGACGCGCACGGTGGATGTGCATGTGGCCCAGTTGCGCAAGAAGTTGCGCGGCAGTGACCTGCGCATCGAGACGGTGACCGGGGTTGGGTACAAGTTGGTCGCCTGA